AATTGTGCATCTCTTCGGAAGGAGAAGCCTCTTAAGCTGTCTACTTTTTCTCAGGATAATTCTCtacttataatatataattgtgGCATGCAGTACTTGGCCTGCAAGAAACCTATTCTTGCTGCGCGTTGTTTTCAAAAGGCTGGTTTGATTTTCTACAACCGGCCTCTGTTGTGGCTTAGACTTGCAGAATGCTGTCTAATGGCTTTGGAGAAGGGACTATTAAAATCCAATTTGGCTCCAGCCGATAGATCAGATGTTATAATTTATGTTATTGGAAAGGGAAAATGGAGGCAACTTGCTTTAGAAGAGGGGATTTTGAGAAACGGAAATGTGGATCTTGAGAGAGGTGATTTATTACTTGGTAGTGATGGTCAGCCAAAACTCTCATTGTCTCTTGCCCGACAGTGTCTTCATAATGCCCTGTACCTGTTGGAACGTTCTGAGTCAAGCCATCTGAAGTCCAGTTTGCCTTCCAATTCTTCCCTGGATGAAAATGAATCAACCGAAATGGCAACTTCCAAGAACTCAAACCACAAGAACTTGCAGAGCATGGACTCTAAGGCATCAACAGTAGCAGTAGGCTTAAGCCAGGTTAATGCAAATGGGGATGCGAAAGAGCAAAAGGGAGGAACAACTCAAGAGCTTGTGCAGAACTCGCTCACCTACTATGAAGATATCCGTAGAAAGGAAAATGCTTTGATCAAGCAAGCTCTATTAGCTAACCTGGCGTATGCTGAGTTGGAAATGGGAGATCCCATTAAGGCCCTTTCAACTGCAAAGTCTCTTCTGGAGCTTCCAGAATGCTCTAGAGTTTACCTGTTTCTAGGTCATATATTTGCTGCAGAGGCTCTATGCTGGTTGAACCGGCAAAAAGAAGCTATTGATCATTTATTAGTATATGTGTCTGAAGGAAGTGTTGAATTGCCATTCAGCCAAGAGGACTTTGAACAACGTAAAGTGGATAGGACTGTTGATTGTGAAGACATAAATGGGGGATCAGCAAATGCCAAGAACTCTTCCCCTCAAGATTTTGAAGGTATTGTGTTCCTCAAGCCAGAAGAGGCACGTGCAGCTCTTTACATTAATTTTGCCACCTTGTATGCGATGCAAGGCGATTTCACCCAAGCCCATCAGTTTGTTTCACAAGCATTGTCCATAACACCCAACAGTCCAGAAGCTACTTTGACAGGAGTTTACGTGGATCTGGCTCTCGGTAAGTCAGATGAAGCTATTGCCAAGTTAAGGCACTGCAGTCGAATCACGTTCCTTGCCGGTGGGTTAACATCGAATAATTCATGATCCCTTGTATTGGTCTTCCATTCATAAATCTCCGATCCACCTCTCAGTTTCAAGTTTAGTGAGTAGAGCAGCAATCCTTTAGGAGGATTTGTAACATATATAGTTCAATTcagaaaattaataaattttctgttctttttttttctttttcctttttgaaAATTTCATATCTAGGGCTCATTAATAGGTGGTGTGGCTGTGTTTTGGTTAGTGCGGAAGCCCACCTTTTGATATTTGAGGTGTAGTTCTGATTCGGGTCATTGTGTTTTAGTACCTAATTCAGTTGGTTCAAAAAATGCTGAGAATATGTGCTCTTCCTGGGAAGGGGACTGAAAAAAATTATTCATTCTGGATTTGAATTCCAAGTCATTTCCTTCTATCGTCTATCTCTTGTTTTTTGATTGTATGAAGTTACAGGTGTGGAGTGATTATAATCTTTATTCTTAAACCCTTTTATTTATATTTGGTGTGTTAACTGAGAATATGAAAttattgtacatatatatatcagGTGACTAACCATAATTTACATGTTCGTGTATAGTGAAAATGTCGATCGAGGACCAATAATGAAATTTGGAGTGGGTCCATAATTATATGTAATTTGTTCTAAAGCCAAGAAAGGAACCTAACCATTAGGTTACATGTGACAAATTACAATTGGAAATATTCGAACTAGAAATTTCATATAAGGTAAGACAAATGACAAAAGTATTGACTTTTTTTAATATTAGGACAAGATTGCTCCTTTCCCTCTCCTTTAACTTCTCTCTcgaactctctctctttctctataacctcgacaccaccaccaccaccaccttccCATGGCGGTAGAGCACATCACCTCTCCATGCTGCCACTTCCATCGACACCTCCACCTCCCACCACTATTGAAACTGCCATCTCCTATCACCATTAAAGTTCTTtcatcaatttaattattttaatgatgaaaaatttaattcaaaatttaaatcgaAAGAAAGATTTACCTAAGACACTAATTTATAGATTTTGAACACTTAAGTACAAGATTTTTTggttttgtttgtgttttttttttcagatctaaaactAAAAATACTGTAGAAAAACGATGTCTGACAATGCCTAACGATGTATTAATGATGCAATTGTAATGGAGTCGTAAAAACATGGTTTTTAGGCTAGAACGATGCTTAACGATGCGTTTGCGATGATCACTTCCTAACGATGCATTAGCGAAGCATTAACAATGCCATTGCGATGGTGGCTTGAAAATATGTTTTTAGGCCAAACAATTTCTAACGATGCATTAAAGACGTGGTAACGATGCATTTGCGATTATGTTTTGAAAACATGATTTTAGGCCAAAACGATGATTAACGATGCATTAACGAGACATTTGCGATGGTGGCTTCCTAAAGGTGCATTAACGATGCGTTTGCAATGGTGgtaaaaaaacatgtttttaagccAAACAATTTCTAACGATGCATTAACGATTCGATAACGATTTATTTGCGATGGTGAGATGAAAACATGAGTTTTAGGCTAAAACGATGTCTAACGATGCGTTTGCGATGATtgtttaaaaacatatttttaggcaaaaaaaaaactatggttTCAAGCCACCATCGCAAACGCATCGTTAGATATCGTTTTTGCCTAAAACCCATGTTTTCAAGCCACCATCGCAAATCCGTCATTACAACTTCGTTAATTCATTGTTAAACATTGTTTGACCAAAACATGTTTTTAAGCCACCATTGCAAACGCATTGTTGATGCATCGTTAGGAAGCCACCATCGCAAACACATTGCATTGTTAAGCATCGATTTGGCTTAAAAACCATGATTTCAAGACACCATCGCAAGTGCATTGTTACCACATCATTAATGCATCGTTAGATATTATTTGGCCTAAAAACATATTTTCAAGCCATCATCGCAAACACATTGTTAATGCATCGCGAATGAATCGTCAATGCATCGTTAGGAAGCCACTATCGCAAACATATCGTTACCGCATCGTTAAGCATAGTTTTGGCCTGAAAATCATGTTTATAAGACTCTATCGCAATTGCATCTTTAATGCATTGTTAGACATCAGTTTTTTTGCAAATTTTTAagttttagatctgaaaaaaaaaatcatataaaacaaaaaaaatattgtacATAAGTGTTCAAAATTCATAAATTAGTGTCTTTGGTGAATCTTTTGTTCGATTTAAGTTTTGGATTGAATATttcattattaaaatttaaaaaaaaattgatgaaagaACTTTAATGGTGGTGGGAGGTGGAGGCGCCGATAGAAGTGGTAGCGTGTAGAGAAGGTGTGCTTTACCGCCGTGGggaggtggtggtggtagtgTCGTGGTTATATAGAGAGAGAAGTTGAAGGAGAGGGAAAGAAAGGACAATCTTGTccaattattaaaaaaaagttataattttatcatattttttaaaattggcATACCAAAATATTAAGGTATTTTGTGACGTATAAAACATCAAATTTTCCTAACAGAAACCATAAATGTGCCAAACGAAAGGCTCTTATATGGCAAATAGCACCATCTGAAAATCCAAATATTGTATTGTAACTTCCCTGTTACTTCACTTGGGGCAAGTTGTACTATATATTGTCTACAGAGCAATGTGTGCCAACAAAGTTACATGCTACTATTGAGCACAAAAGTTTACTGCAGTACCAAACAAACTATAAATCAAGTATCTATGGTTAAAAAACActactaatattatttatttggaaGTGTTCTTGAGCTCATTTTAGTGATATGTTGCAGGTATAAGTTAATATGTTATATCGTCTTAATTACAATTTAATTAAGAAGAATCTCCAATATTAGTATTGGGTGACATATTCATATTATTTTGGGTCTTGAGTTATGATTTCTGTATATGTTCTGGTTCGAAGGAAGAACCAAATAGAGAAAAAGAATCTCTCGGTTTCACTTTCTCTCTAGGAGGAGAGAACTGTCATCTCATCAATAGACACCACATGTTTTGGGGGAAGGAACAGACAAATAAGTTCATGTGCCTCACTTAGAGTGGTCCCTAATCCCTATTGCATTTTTTTTAACCTGGGATATTGCCATAATGGACATTTCTCatgtatttatctttttttttttttttttttctgtttctaAATTGATTGAAAGGTAATTGACCCATCTCTAGAAGATAAGGATATCATATATGTTTGGTAGAGAAGAAATGAGGGAGCAGAGAAAGTGTAGAAGTGAAAAGTGAAATGGAAAGGAGAAATGAGATGTTTGGTAGCAAAGAAAAtgagaaggaaaagaaaagaaggtaGAAATATTTTGAGTGGGGCTAGAGTCCATTAATTTTTTACTCtccaaattagaaaaaaaaaaaaataggagagAATTTTAATAGACTCAGTAGGTAAAATTACTAATTTATTTTTCTACATAAATTATAGTAAATTTACAATAAATCAATTTTCTTAAGAACTACTCTTTTTTTTCTTATAATTTCTATTTCTTCGAGACTttctttctcaaaaaaaaaaaaagaccacaCATTATGCATGGTATATTCCCTTAATATTCCTACTTCAGTTTTTATTTATTTGCTGTAGTTGCTCATTCAGCAAGGATCTTCTCAATTTTTTTTACCTTGTAATAAATAACACGGAAATATTGTTATTATAAAAAAAACcgtaatattattcaaataaaacCTTACATTATTGAAtgcataataatttttttttaaaaatgatttcAAATCACATAAGAGTTTTAATGATATATACTAGGATTTGGAAAGTCACATTATAATTGAAATTGAGTGTAATTTGAGGTAATTATACAGTAACTATGTAATTACACTATCCACTTCTTATAGTCCCATAAAATTgagtataattactaaataatattattttactttttaattaCCAATTGTCTTGCCAAACATGACaataaaattttatatataattatcacTTAATATCCAAacaaattttgtattttaaaataaagtgtAATTACTAAGTTTTATAAAAACAACCCTAGTAATTACACATTGATTTCTAAACAATCCCTAAAAATTGCTGATCTTCAAAAGATTTTTCTTTACCTAAAAATTGCTCATCTTAAGAAGATTTTGtttgggtccacatttcatgacaggggcattttggtaatttggctcgttgatggcgtaattgtgtattttcatgcatgttgatgaactgttgatgaggccacattataatgtggatttgttcgagcttttttgcatgagacgatcttttaatgcaagttattggtttggtcataacgggggttaatttcggggctcggggtgagtctcgggtaatttgatgattagaacattgccgggaataaaagggtaatgagatatggtttattggtatttgagagtattgggaattggagagtgttaattatggttaacgagataggcgggaaatgacaattttgcccttggaggctgtttagggttttaattaggcttaCAGGCAATATGGtctttgtaacgaccccaaattcgctaatgaggcttaagagccttgattagagTGCCAGGATATCATTATTGGGtataatgtgatttgaatgattttatagatttaaatgcataattatatgattaataatgcttgtgtgattatattggtattaatgtgatatgtatatatgataattgtgagaaccacattattatgtgggtaggtcagCCGAgcacgacttgaggcgatcttagggctagttagcggggaaaggtcacaacagggcttaacagctggctttggataagtcagggatattttaggtatcgggtagttatttagactatcgggttatggaaataaatatatggaggtatatttgaggttaggaagtctagacgggaatattgggggattttaccgttttgccctcggggacgtttccggcaccccgagcctcgggattgacttaatgggaTAAGATTAGACTGAGGCTTAAGGAAAAATAGTAGACAGAAACTAAACCGACCTTTATTTTTAGCCTTtcttctctattctctctcaaggaaaacacaaggaAATACACTGAAATCTTgggggaattcagctgggaactcAGAGAAATTTAGgggtgatttagaggcttagctcaagaatcaatcaagaacttaatcaggactaaggtaagcactgaattttcttttctatggttagaaattatgggttttggttgggttttgaggtaaatgtggttttgatgtttaagggcagaattaaggaggaaagcttgggaactaGCTTGGATTTTGCTTGGTGAAATGGTTCAGCAGAGGAGGTAAGTCTCAATTCGTGATTTAGAAGTTTTAATCTAagtttgaatggttggtttgagtggttgtagttcttgagtttcagagattggaA
The Humulus lupulus chromosome 6, drHumLupu1.1, whole genome shotgun sequence DNA segment above includes these coding regions:
- the LOC133782775 gene encoding uncharacterized protein LOC133782775 isoform X2; translated protein: MEARESSSSASAVANRDGTSSAEDDAVLSVAAALSKDAALHFQSGKFAECVDVLNQLLLKKPNDPKVHHNIAIAEYFLDGCSDPKRLLDKLNNVKRSEVHAQTSGDQVEGIVGNKALLGSKGSNMLAHPFSASSSPSVVYMDEFDTCVATLNIAVIWFHLHEYVKALSVLDPLYQNIGPIEETTALHICLLLLDVGLACHDAPKSADVLVYLEKAFGVSCTSQSDNGSTAPQPTNLVSKSSSLPTSSLAADASNSELVANNASEKTLSRTLSEETLEIDSVFSDIDVVRPIGLSSSTDLLRNLVDRSISSIDLKLKLQLYKVRFLLLTRSLKQAKREVKHAMNIARGRDSSMALLLKSQLEYARGNHRKAIKLLMASSNRTDTGILSMFHNNLGCIYYQLGKYHTSSVFFSKALNNCASLRKEKPLKLSTFSQDNSLLIIYNCGMQYLACKKPILAARCFQKAGLIFYNRPLLWLRLAECCLMALEKGLLKSNLAPADRSDVIIYVIGKGKWRQLALEEGILRNGNVDLERGDLLLGSDGQPKLSLSLARQCLHNALYLLERSESSHLKSSLPSNSSLDENESTEMATSKNSNHKNLQSMDSKASTVAVGLSQVNANGDAKEQKGGTTQELVQNSLTYYEDIRRKENALIKQALLANLAYAELEMGDPIKALSTAKSLLELPECSRVYLFLGHIFAAEALCWLNRQKEAIDHLLVYVSEGSVELPFSQEDFEQRKVDRTVDCEDINGGSANAKNSSPQDFEGIVFLKPEEARAALYINFATLYAMQGDFTQAHQFVSQALSITPNSPEATLTGVYVDLALGKSDEAIAKLRHCSRITFLAGGLTSNNS
- the LOC133782775 gene encoding uncharacterized protein LOC133782775 isoform X3; this translates as MEARESSSSASAVANRDGTSSAEDDAVLSVAAALSKDAALHFQSGKFAECVDVLNQLLLKKPNDPKKRSEVHAQTSGDQVEGIVGNKALLGSKGSNMLAHPFSASSSPSVVYMDEFDTCVATLNIAVIWFHLHEYVKALSVLDPLYQNIGPIEETTALHICLLLLDVGLACHDAPKSADVLVYLEKAFGVSCTSQSDNGSTAPQPTNLVSKSSSLPTSSLAADASNSELVANNASEKTLSRTLSEETLEIDSVFSDIDVVRPIGLSSSTDLLRNLVDRSISSIDLKLKLQLYKVRFLLLTRSLKQAKREVKHAMNIARGRDSSMALLLKSQLEYARGNHRKAIKLLMASSNRTDTGILSMFHNNLGCIYYQLGKYHTSSVFFSKALNNCASLRKEKPLKLSTFSQDNSLLIIYNCGMQYLACKKPILAARCFQKAGLIFYNRPLLWLRLAECCLMALEKGLLKSNLAPADRSDVIIYVIGKGKWRQLALEEGILRNGNVDLERGDLLLGSDGQPKLSLSLARQCLHNALYLLERSESSHLKSSLPSNSSLDENESTEMATSKNSNHKNLQSMDSKASTVAVGLSQVNANGDAKEQKGGTTQELVQNSLTYYEDIRRKENALIKQALLANLAYAELEMGDPIKALSTAKSLLELPECSRVYLFLGHIFAAEALCWLNRQKEAIDHLLVYVSEGSVELPFSQEDFEQRKVDRTVDCEDINGGSANAKNSSPQDFEGIVFLKPEEARAALYINFATLYAMQGDFTQAHQFVSQALSITPNSPEATLTGVYVDLALGKSDEAIAKLRHCSRITFLAGGLTSNNS
- the LOC133782775 gene encoding uncharacterized protein LOC133782775 isoform X1, producing MEARESSSSASAVANRDGTSSAEDDAVLSVAAALSKDAALHFQSGKFAECVDVLNQLLLKKPNDPKVHHNIAIAEYFLDGCSDPKRLLDKLNNVKKRSEVHAQTSGDQVEGIVGNKALLGSKGSNMLAHPFSASSSPSVVYMDEFDTCVATLNIAVIWFHLHEYVKALSVLDPLYQNIGPIEETTALHICLLLLDVGLACHDAPKSADVLVYLEKAFGVSCTSQSDNGSTAPQPTNLVSKSSSLPTSSLAADASNSELVANNASEKTLSRTLSEETLEIDSVFSDIDVVRPIGLSSSTDLLRNLVDRSISSIDLKLKLQLYKVRFLLLTRSLKQAKREVKHAMNIARGRDSSMALLLKSQLEYARGNHRKAIKLLMASSNRTDTGILSMFHNNLGCIYYQLGKYHTSSVFFSKALNNCASLRKEKPLKLSTFSQDNSLLIIYNCGMQYLACKKPILAARCFQKAGLIFYNRPLLWLRLAECCLMALEKGLLKSNLAPADRSDVIIYVIGKGKWRQLALEEGILRNGNVDLERGDLLLGSDGQPKLSLSLARQCLHNALYLLERSESSHLKSSLPSNSSLDENESTEMATSKNSNHKNLQSMDSKASTVAVGLSQVNANGDAKEQKGGTTQELVQNSLTYYEDIRRKENALIKQALLANLAYAELEMGDPIKALSTAKSLLELPECSRVYLFLGHIFAAEALCWLNRQKEAIDHLLVYVSEGSVELPFSQEDFEQRKVDRTVDCEDINGGSANAKNSSPQDFEGIVFLKPEEARAALYINFATLYAMQGDFTQAHQFVSQALSITPNSPEATLTGVYVDLALGKSDEAIAKLRHCSRITFLAGGLTSNNS